The Scyliorhinus canicula chromosome 21, sScyCan1.1, whole genome shotgun sequence region ctctctctgtctctctctctctctctctctcactgtatctgtttctctctctgttcctttCCCCTAGTTTCTCTCCATCTCGTCCCCAGTTTAAAATTTGCTCTCCCCTTTGTGTGTCTCTCCACAGATTATACTGGCCACGGAGTGCACTGTGGCCGAAGGCCGTCACTGGCACGTGAGGCACTTCTGCTGCTTTGAGTGCGAGGCGCCGTTGGCAGGGAAACGCTATGTCATGAAGGCGAGTCAGCCATTTTGTTTTCCCTGCTTCGAGAGCCTGTACGCGGAACACTGCGACAGCTGTGGGGAACATATCGGTGAGTCTGTCCCAATCACCTCAGGAACGCAAAGCCAACCCCAACCCAGCACCCccgttgtggtgatatgatctgcatactcgtctgccattgggccagaacgtcggcttaccattggccctggtcggtcatgtgcctctcgaccgattggccgagaggctgagttaaccacgcctctattaacgaggtataaatgctcagacgcctgacgatcgtccctttccactgtagacgatcgcagagctgtgttctagtcaattaaagccagactttggtaaatcactcgcctcgcgtacaatcgatggtacatcacccgTCAATAAATCAAGGCTGATAATTGGGTTaaacacactgtccccatcaaacactcccaggacaggtacagcacggggttagatacagagtaaagctccctctacactgtccccatcaaacactcccaggacagttacagcatggggttagatacagagtaaagctccctctacactgtccccatcaaacactcccaggacaggtacagcacggggcttagatacagagtaaagctccctctacactgtccccatcaaacactcccaggacaggtacagcacagggttagatacagagtaaagctccctgtacactgtccccatcaaacactcccaggacaggtacagcacggggttagatacagagtaaagctccctctacactgtccccatcaaacactcccaggacaggtacagcacggggttagatacagagtaaagctccctctacactgtccccatcaaacactcccaggacaggtacagcacggggttagatacagagtaaagctccctctacactgtccccatcaaacactcccaggacaggtacagcacagggttagatacagagtaaagctccctctacactgtccccatcaaacactcccaggacaggtacagcacagggttagatacagagtaaagctgtctctacactgtccccatcaaacactcccagggcagggacagcacggggttagatacagagtaaagctccctctacactgtccccatcaaacactcccaggacaggtacagctcgggaTTAGATACAGGGTGAAGCTCCCGGTCCCTGTGTGTGTAGTTTGAGATGGTTAATttggatttttttctctctctgcctccacaACAGGGATCGATCAAAGCGAGATGACTTACCTCGGACAGCACTGGCATGCCACCCAGCTCTGTTTCCGCTGTGCCAACTGTCTGCAGTCCCTCCTGGGCCTCCCCTTCCTGCCCAAGCAAGGCCAAATCTTCTGCTCCAAATCCTGCGCTCAGGCCCGCCAGCAGGAGGCGTCGGACTCCTGTGACTCCGCCATCCAGGGTGGCCGGCGAAGGTCGTCAAGGCGACGGCGGACGCCAGGCCGCGGCTCGGCAACCAGGCCCGTGGCCCGGCCTTCCCCTCCGCAGGGGGGCTGGCCCCCTGTCCCGAATGAGGGCGAATGGCAGAGAGCAGCACCGGAGCCGGGGAGCCCCCCAACCTCGctggggcctggggaggggggatggacatTCGCCGAGCCCCAGGACCCCATCGTCATGGCGACCACTACATGTAATGGTCCAGCAAATCACCTCAGCACCGGAGCGGGAGGTAGGAACACAACAGCTGGGCAGAGGGAGCTTTgtccctctctgtctgcctctctccatctctctctctccatctgtctctacctccgtctctctctctgtctgcctctctccatctgtctctacctccgtctctctctctctccgtctctctctctctccgtctctctctctccctctctgtctgcctctctccatctgtctctaCCTCCGTCTCTTTCTctacctccgtctctctctctctccgtctctctctctccctctctgtctgcctctctccatctgtctctaCCTCCGTCTCTTTCTctacctccgtctctctctctctctccgtctctctctccctctctgtctgcctctccatctgtctctacctccgtctctctctctctccctctctgtctgcctctctccatctgcctctctccatctgcctctctccatctgcctctctccatctgtctctacctccgtctctctctctctctctctctctctgtccctctctgtctgcctctccatctgtctctacctccgtctctctctctctgtctcactgtctgcctctctccatctgtctctacctccgtctctctctctctctctctctctctctctgtctctctgtctctctctctttctcgctgtcattctctcactctcactctctgtctctctcactctctcactcactctctctctctctcactctctctctcactctcactctctctctgtcactctcactctctcactgtcactctctcactctcactctctgtctctctcactctctccctcactctctgtctctctcactctctctctctcactctcactctctctctgtcactctcactctctctctgtctctctcactctctctagctgtctctctcacactctctctctctctctctctctctgtcactctcactctctctccctgtctctctccctgtctctctctctgtctctctcactctctctctgtctctctctctctctctgtcacactcactctctctctcactcactctctctctgtctctctctccctcactctctctgtctctgtcactctcactctctctctgtctctctcactctctctctctgtctctctcactctctctgtctctgtcactctcactctctctctgtctctctcactctctctcactgtctctctctctctctctgtcactctcactctctctgtctctctcactctctctctctctcactctctctctctctctctctctctgtcactctcactctgactctctcactctcactctctatctctctcaccttctctctgtctctctctgtctctctctgtctctctctctctctctctctgtcactctcactctctctctctggctctctctctctctctgtcactctcactctctctctctgtctctctcactctcgcacactctctctctctgtctctctctctctctctgtcactctcactctcactctctctctctgtctctctgtctctgtctctctctctctctctctctgtcactctcactctcactttctctctctgtctctctcactctctctctcacactcactctcactctctgtctctctctctctctctctctctctgtcactctcactctctcactctctctctctgtctctctcactctctctctctctctcacactcactctctctctctgtctctctcactctctctctctctcacactcactctcactctgtctctctcactctctctctgttaggTTTTATGGGAGTTTCGGACTATCGGCCCTTGGCACCTGAAGCGGGTGGGAGCGTTGGCGACGAGGACCCTGCGACAGGGAGGAAACAGCAGAGCTCTCCCCGGCGTCGATCCAGTCCGGGAACACCGGCAGAGGAGCGGGTCCCGCCTGCGGATGGCGAAGAGCGATCGCAGCCATCGGCTccggaggagggggagtgggaggaggaccAGGCTCCGCGTGGTCGCCGTCGGAGACATCAGCGACGTGAACCTGACGAAGTAGCGTGGGGAGGAGTGGGTGTGCTGCCTGGCTCCCGGAGACGTTGCCAGGGAGACcgctgctcctcctgctcctcgtCCTCCGATTCGGAGGCGGACGGCTATTTCCTGGGGGAACCAATCCCGCGGCCCCGTTACCTGTGGATTTCGGGCGGGTCAGAGGCCACGGACATGACAAAGGACAAAAGCTGCCGGGTGTCATAGTTCAGGGGTCAAGTTTAAGTTGGATCGGACGCCGTTGAGTCAGACAGCAGCCAGAGTTTATCGAGGATAGTTTATTCCTGAAATAAATGTCTATATCGTGATGTCTGTCACAATCAAATATATCAGAGGGCAATTGGCACATTGACATTGATCATAAggaactggagtataaaagtatcCCACTCGGAATACTGTGCACTGTTCCGGTCTCCGTTTCCCACTCGGAATACTGTGCACTATTCCGGTCTCCGTTTCCCACTCGGAATACTGTGCACTGTTCCGGTCTCCGTTTCCCACTCGGAATACTGTGCACTGTTCCGGTCTCCGTTTCCCACTCGGAATACTGTGCACTGTTCCGGTCTCCGTTTCCCACTCGGAATACTGTGCACTATTCCGGTCTCCGTTTCCCACTCGGAATACTGTGCACTGTTCCGGTCTCCGTTTCCCACTCGGAATACTgcgcacagttccggtctccgtttcCCACTCGGAATACTGTGCACTGTTCCGGTCTCCGTTTCCCACTCGGAATATTGTGCACTGTTCCGGTCTCCGTTTCCCACTCGGAATACTTGTGCACTGTTCCGGTCTCCGTTTCCCACTCGGAATACTGTGCACTGTTCCGGTCTCCGTTTCCCACTCGGAATACTGTGCACTGTTCCGGTCTCCGTTTCCCACTCGGAATACTGCGCACTGTTCCGGTCTCCGTTTCCCACTCGGAATACTGCGCACTGTTCCGGTCTCCGTTTCCCACTCGGAATACTGTGCACTGTTCCGGTCTCCGTTTCCCACTCGGAATACTGTGCACTGTTCCGGTCTCCGTTTCCCACTCGGAATACTGTGCACTGTTCCGGTCTCCGTTtcccacttggaatactgtgcactgTTCCGGTCTCCGTTTCCCACTCGGAATACTGTGCACTGTTCCGGTCTCCGTTTCCCACTCGGAATACTGCGCACTGTTCCGGTCTCCGTTTCCCACTCGGAATACTGCGCACTGTTCCGGTCTCCGTTTCCCACTCGGAATACTGCGCACTGTTCCGGTCTCCGTTTCCCACTCGGAATACTGCGCACTGTTCCGGTCTCCGTTTCCCACTCGGAATACTGCGCACTGTTCCGGTCTCCGTTTCCCACTCGGAATACTGCGCACTGTTCCGGTCTCCGTTTCCCACTCGGAATACTGCGCACTGTTCCGGTCTCCGTTTCCCACTCGGAATACTGCGCACTGTTCCGGTCTCCGTTTCCCACTCGGAATACTGCGCACTGTTCCGGTCTCCGTTTCCCACTCGGAATACTGTGCACTGTTCCGGTCTCCGTTTCCCACTCGGAATACTGTGCACTGTTCCGTTCTCCGTTTCCCACTCGGAATACTGCGCACTGTTCCGGTCTCCGTTTCCCACTCGGAATACTGTGCACTGTTCCGGTCTCCGTTTCCCACTCGGAATACTGTGCACTGTTCCGGTCTCCGTTTCCCACTCAGAATACTGTGCACAATTCCAGTCTCCCTATCACACTCGGAATaccgtgcacagttcctgtctccgtaTTATGAAAAGCATAcgcaggcactggagaaggtgtgaaaaagatttacaaggatgatcccTGTGATGCACGGTATTAATagctgccgtaaacggtacctgacctttaataccttgcccctttaagaggcttggaaccctgggggactccgcctctggctacgcccccaggaaacggtatataggataaggctccatggtggtgagcacacttctctcggatgctgttcagttctctgtagattaaagccttttgattaccgacctcgctctcgcatcGTAATTGAGGCTCCCTCAATCCCAGAAAGGAGGTTGTAACTATCAGGAAAGGCCCAGAcgagtgctgatagtggcacattaaagagattgggcacattacagccttctggactcaacattgggtTCAACCTCCGACCGTgacctctctcctccaccttcactgtaTTTTCATTTCTGTCAATTCGTttattccattgatctgtttttcccttgcCATTGTTTCCCAGATCCCAATATTGTGAGGATAGGATTCCTCCCTCCAGGAATGACTTCATCAAGAAATAGGGACGTGGTTTATTAAAGCAATCTTTATTCctcacacagtattaaaatatctttaacatcaccccAGAAAATAGCTGACAATTACCCCTTAGCAatgctactcaatacagtgaatacagtaaccctgctatctttattcccactcaaacaacaagaatAATCTCACCTCTCAATCCACTGTTAGCCCTCAGGAATACCTGCTTCACAGAGATGTTCTTTGCGAAAGAGAGACACTGCTTTAAAGATAAgttctgaatcctgtcagaaccatgcagaaattgTGGCTGCATTTCTTTAAAGGCTGCTCGAGCTCGCTTCAGCTCACCTTCTATTCACCCTCTTCTGAACTGCCTGGGAAGAGACTGCTAATCTAGCTACAGAcatatcttttaactgaactgagaCCCTccacatagaacttagaacaggacagcacagtacaggcccttcagcccaagatgttatgccgaccatttatcctaatctaagatcaacctaacctacaccccttcaatttactgttgtcCATGTGCCTCTCCAGGAGTCGCttcaatgtccctaatgactctgactccaccacctctgctggcagtgattccacacacccaccactctctgtgtaaagaacttgcctctgacatctcccatataccttcctccaatcaccttaaaattatgtcccctcgtgacagccatttccgccctggggaaaagtctctggcgatccactctatccatgcctctcatcaccttgctcacctctatcaagtcacctctctgccttcttcgctccagtgagaaaagcccttgctccctcaacctttcttcgtaagacatgtcttccaatccaggcaacatcctggtaaatctcctctgcaccctctccaaagcatccacatccttcctataatgaggtgaccagaactggacacaatattccaagtgtgggtgaactagagttttataaagctgcagcaaaacctcgcggctctgaaactcaatccccctgttaatgaaagccaacataccatacgccttcttaacaaccctatcaacctgggtggcaactttgcgggatctatgtacgtggaccccaagatccctctgttcctccacacttccaagaatcgtcttaaccctgtattcagcattcaaattcgactttccaaaatgaatcacttcacatttatccaggttgaactccatctgccacttctcaacccagctctgcatcctgtctcaCATCTCCCATCGACACTCAAACTAACACTGCTTTGCAGCAAAATGCCCTGATACCTTTTCTCCTCCCAGCAATTGCATCACCTTACCGAGCTGCAACCTagttaactccacagggaatcccctcaCTTCAAACAACATTCCATTGGCCCAAacgtttacgatgctttaattgcacacaCCCCCGGCGGCCAAAACCTTTCGACCCAGGATTCTTTATAAACAAGACCAGCACAGGCTTTTTctacaaaatatttttattcacagtTTTCACTTTATACAATACAAAAGCACAAGAAAGAATAAACTCGGTTACAGGCACAGAATAGCAAAACATAAAacaacctcttccccccccccccccaaccccctccacaacGAACGGTGACCAATTCCTCTAGGTCAACAGTAAATGGCTGGCATCTCCGAGGGAACCCCTCGATTGCTGCCCTCAGGGCGGACTTGACTTTCTCGAGGTCAAGGGTCAcccaggcactgggtggagatgaCAAGGCAACCAAGTGGGCCTTCAGAATCGCCGACGTGGTGCTGACGGGGTCCCAGAAGCCCACTAGCTTAGGACACGAGCAGAACGTGCGCGCGTGGTTGGCCATCGCTCGCACCTGTCCTCCGCTAACCCCgggttttaacccttactgcaccaattaTCTGTAATATATCTGAAAACCCTACGTTCGTCACGGGGCGTCCCCCAAAAGACGGGCGGATGGTATCAAACGGCACATCTCAGCCGCCGTTTACATTGGGTGAGGCGCAGTCCACCCCCAAACCAGCCACGTGCGCGCAAAACAGTGCCCAGCATCAGATGTAATCTGTGATTGGACAGCATTTTGTTACATAGCCCACAAAATCCCACTGATGACCAATTTGTGGCTCAGGCTCGCAGTGTGGCGCGTTGGTGTATGTTGGAAGCTACATGTATTGATACACGGGACCCAGTTCCCCGCGGACAGAAAGAACACGTACACACATTGCGTCTGTTTCAGTCGACCAAAATTGCCGACAGTCATTTACTGGTACATTCCTCAGGGCGACACCTCGACTCCTcagggtcaagctgcctggtttcattttcaaacaatgcttggcagttaatttTCGGTCGCCATCAGCTTGTGCTTcgtccatggcaacgcctctgtcacttcagtgttgtcttctcatCAAGTACAAATTGGTGTTTTCCTCTCGACGTGTCCTGACCAAAAGCCTTGACGTGTTTCTTTTTTCCCCCACCAGTCCTGATTTcagagagtttttttttttacagtgcagaaggaggccattcggcccatcccaccggctcttggaaagagcgccctacccaagcccacacttccaccatatccccataacccagtaaccccacccaacactaaggacatttttggacacttaagggcaatttatcatggccaatccacctaccctgcacatctttggactgtgggaggaaaccggaggaaacccacgcacacacggggagaaagtgcagactccgcacagacagtgacccaagccgggaatcgaacctgggactctgaagcaattttgctaaccGTTCTGCCCTGATTGCGCTATGAATCGCACCATCGATCAATTTAAGATTACTGGTCAGGTTTGGCAGTGTGACTCCCTCATGCGTGCTGgtagcgtggggggaggggggaggggagagacagccattccctggtacATTCCCCGCTGCAATGCCTTGACCGATCAGAGTCTGGTTTGAATCGGAACAATAGCTTGGCAGTTCACTGTTCCCTGCTGCATTCTCCGCGCCAACACCTGTACCAATCAGGGTTCGGCTGTCAAGGAATCAGCACTCTCTCCCCgtacaatataaattgttgttctctttACTCTAGGGAATCCTGCGATCTGTCTGTGTGTCTTTCCATCAGGAAGACCCGTAAGTTGCTTACCATTAAAAGGAGTCAACATATGTAAACTCttcccctcccaccaaacccgacATCCCTCACAATAAGGTGTTCAGGATGGGTGGGGGCCAAGTGGAATTTTTTAAACGCTAAGACTGGTAGATTTGTGTTGGGtaagagggaagggggggattgAGGGTTACGGACCCGAGGCGCAGTAGATAGAGTTGAGATCAGCCGCGATCTGGCTGGTGTGATGGGACAGGCCCGAGGGGGTGGGACTCCACGCGGTCCTCCACACAGCTCGCCACCTGGCTCGTCCGGCTTCAGGGGGTGTAGGCGGGTGGGTCATCTGCGGGAAACAGAGACGGAGACGCACGTTAACTCGACTCTCTCGATACGTTGCAAAACCTCAACTCGCGTAGCCTCTCACCTGGCCGGGGTCGGGGGGAGAGCGGAGGGGGAAAGATACTATCTGTTTCAGGGACATGAATAAAGACGATGAGGGGTTAATACTGTGATGTCTTTGCCAACGAAGAAAACAATAGACTGTGTGTTTTGCATGGAGTTTAAAGACCCCAATTGAAAACTAGTTTATTCCGGTTTGActagataaacacacacacacacaaactgaccaCAAAACTTTCTACAAAAAGTTCAATACATCCAACTTACATAGGTTCTTGAATTTTCAATTATTTACAAATCCAAATTCATCACTGGCTTCCTATTCCTCCGTGGTACCATCTCTCATCTCTCATTCGTCCAGCACTTGGCAAGGAGCCAATCAGCCGGAGTCTCCAACAAGAAATGACCTCCGACCTTGTCGCTTAATTGAAAGTTTCCCTGTTTCTCCCATTCCCCCCTGTCTGACTCCGGCTCTGATCCGAACTGACTCGCTCTCATCCAATCATAGaatttgtacagtgcagaaagagagtctgcccatggagtctgcactgactccacCCATCGCCACTCCCCCCATCCACCCTgtactatctccataaccccataacctaacctccacatctttggtcactaaggggcaatttagcacggccaatttacctaacctgcacgtctttggactgtgagagggaaccggagcccccggaggaaacccacgcacacacggggagaacgtgcagactccgcacagacagtgacccaagccgggaatcgaacccgggaccctggcgctgtgaggcagcactattAACCACTTAAAACGTTTAACATTGTATTTataacaaagtttttttttcaaaaattaaccaaagccctatttcttcactcctggagtgaaacattctttctgtcttTCAAATAAACTTAAATATTAGAGGTCCAGTATCCTCGATACTGTTGGAGTGCGGTCCGCGATCGGAATCTCCCTTACAGAGAATATACCGGAAATGTTGTGGAACACagtctcactctcccactctttatcacattctcatacacacactcactctctctcacactgtctcactcacaatgtctctctctctctctctcacacactgtctctgtctctctctcacgctctctctcacattgtctctctcacacactctcatacacactccctctctcacactgtctctccctcacactgtctctctctctctcacactgtctctctctctctcacactgtctctctctctctcacactgtctctgtctctctctcacgctctctctctcgcattgtctctcacacactctcatacacactccctctctcacactgtctctccctcacactgtctctctctcacactgtctctctctctcatactctctcactcacgctctctctctatcacactcTCTCTATCACACTCACGCTCTCTCacattgtctgtctctctctcactgtctctctcacacacattctctgtctctcacacgctcacacattcacacacactcactcaatctcacacactctccctctcactctctcacacactcacactctctctctcactctctctctcactctctgtctcacactcacacacattcacacactcactcagtctcacacacacactcactctctcacacactcactctcacacactcactcagtctcgcacacactctcacactcacacacactctctcacacacactcacactcgctcatacactcactctctctcacacactctacctcactctctcacacactctctcacacttctctgatacacactctcacactccctctcactctctcacactctctctctcacacactctctcactttctcacacacacactctctctcactcttctctgatacacattctctcacactccctctcacactctctccctctcactctctctcacacacactctctccctctcacactctctctcacacactctcactctctctcacactctctctcacacacactctcacacacactctctcacacacactctcacacacactctctcacacactctctctcacactctctctctcacacacactctctcacacactctctccctctcacactctctcacactctctctcacacacactctctcacacactctctccctctcacactctctcacactcttctctgatacacactctcacactccctctcactctcacactctctcacacactctctcacacactctcacacacacacactctctctcactctctcacacccttctctgatacacactctctcacactccctctcacactccctctcacactccctctcacactctctccctctcacactctctctcacactctttctcactctcactcactcacacagtctcgcacacacccacacacaagctAACCGAGATATAAACGGGAAGTGCAAATGGGTAGAAAAGTGGcgggtggaatttaaccctgaaaagtgtgaggtgttaaaTTTTGGAAGGAAGTGTTCAGTGAACGGCCTGCCACTGGGAAGTACCGAGGCTCAAAGGGACCGTGGTGTGTTTGTccagagatctctgaaggcagaagatcAGGTTAATAGGGAGGTGAAAGAGGcaaatgggacacttgcctttatcaatcgagactgggggattttcacagtggcttcattgcagtgttaatgtaagcctatttctcaaactaataaagattactattattagattccaaaagcagggaggtcatgttgggagttgtatagaactttggtgaggccacagctggagagccgtgtgcaattctggtcaccacattataggaaggatgtgattggactggagggggtgcagaggggattcaccaggatgctgcctgggatggaacattgagGTTCTGCAGAGAGGTTGGATAAGGGTggcacgggggcgcagtggttagaattgctgcctcacggcgctgaggtcccaggttcgatcccggccctggatcactgtccgtgcggagtttgcacattctccccgtgtttgcgtgggttttgcccccacaacccaaagatgtgccgggtaggtggattggccacgctaaattgccccttaattgggaaaaatgaattgggtcctctaaatttatttttaaaaatgaagagaggttggagaggcttgggttgttttctctggagtagAAAAgacttgaggggcgacctgatcgaggtggacaatattctgaggggcatggacagggtggagagggagcagctgttcctctcagttgaagggtcagttacgagggggggggcacaggttgacggtgaggggcgggaggcttggggggggggggggtgggtgaaaagcttttttacccagaggatggtgagggtctggaacgcacagcCTGGGAGGTAGAGGCACCCCaatccacccccacaaaccccccttCATTGCCATACTGCGAGATACCAGCAGGGCAGAGACGAGACTCCAGCAGCAGGAAACAGGTTTAT contains the following coding sequences:
- the LOC119955810 gene encoding prickle planar cell polarity protein 3-like isoform X1 produces the protein MKASQPFCFPCFESLYAEHCDSCGEHIGIDQSEMTYLGQHWHATQLCFRCANCLQSLLGLPFLPKQGQIFCSKSCAQARQQEASDSCDSAIQGGRRRSSRRRRTPGRGSATRPVARPSPPQGGWPPVPNEGEWQRAAPEPGSPPTSLGPGEGGWTFAEPQDPIVMATTTCNGPANHLSTGAGGFMGVSDYRPLAPEAGGSVGDEDPATGRKQQSSPRRRSSPGTPAEERVPPADGEERSQPSAPEEGEWEEDQAPRGRRRRHQRREPDEVAWGGVGVLPGSRRRCQGDRCSSCSSSSDSEADGYFLGEPIPRPRYLWISGGSEATDMTKDKSCRVS
- the LOC119955810 gene encoding prickle planar cell polarity protein 3-like isoform X2, translated to MTYLGQHWHATQLCFRCANCLQSLLGLPFLPKQGQIFCSKSCAQARQQEASDSCDSAIQGGRRRSSRRRRTPGRGSATRPVARPSPPQGGWPPVPNEGEWQRAAPEPGSPPTSLGPGEGGWTFAEPQDPIVMATTTCNGPANHLSTGAGGFMGVSDYRPLAPEAGGSVGDEDPATGRKQQSSPRRRSSPGTPAEERVPPADGEERSQPSAPEEGEWEEDQAPRGRRRRHQRREPDEVAWGGVGVLPGSRRRCQGDRCSSCSSSSDSEADGYFLGEPIPRPRYLWISGGSEATDMTKDKSCRVS